The proteins below are encoded in one region of Microbispora sp. NBC_01189:
- a CDS encoding NAD(P)-dependent oxidoreductase — MKIFVTGGSGFVGGALVHRLVAEGHEVLALARSGASIQRVRATGADPVPGDLADLRKTDPHARPWLARLQEVDTVVHVAAHMEFWGPDSLFEHANLVPTVALHAASVAAGVRRFVLVSAASVSTGSQRRPVVDELTPEGKPNIAYSRVKLATERALLNARSGKTELVALRPPFIWGRGMATLDDLTKVAEAGRFSWIDNGRHTVDFVHVGNLVGSIVLALTHGRDGGVYYITDGTPMPIRDFLTPLLATRGVDLSKSRSVPMAIAAPMAAMMDRTARLLRRKTAPPLTNWLVGWTGRDRSYDITAARTELGYSPDVTLEKGLAEMKS, encoded by the coding sequence ATGAAGATCTTCGTCACCGGCGGCAGCGGTTTCGTCGGCGGTGCTCTCGTCCATCGCCTCGTCGCCGAGGGACATGAGGTCTTGGCACTCGCCAGGTCCGGCGCAAGCATCCAGCGCGTGCGTGCGACTGGAGCCGACCCGGTCCCCGGCGATCTCGCCGACCTCCGCAAGACCGATCCCCATGCGCGGCCGTGGCTCGCCAGGCTGCAGGAAGTCGACACGGTCGTGCACGTCGCGGCTCACATGGAGTTCTGGGGACCCGACTCTCTCTTCGAACATGCCAACCTCGTGCCGACAGTGGCCCTGCACGCGGCGAGCGTTGCCGCCGGGGTACGACGGTTCGTGCTGGTCAGTGCCGCATCCGTCTCCACTGGTAGCCAACGTCGTCCCGTCGTCGACGAACTCACTCCGGAAGGCAAGCCGAACATCGCCTACAGCCGGGTCAAGCTGGCCACCGAGCGCGCACTGCTGAACGCCCGTAGCGGGAAGACCGAACTGGTGGCGCTCCGGCCGCCGTTCATCTGGGGCCGGGGGATGGCGACCCTCGACGACCTGACCAAGGTCGCCGAGGCCGGACGGTTCTCCTGGATCGACAACGGCAGGCACACCGTGGATTTCGTACACGTCGGAAACCTGGTCGGCTCAATCGTCCTTGCGCTCACGCATGGTCGGGACGGGGGCGTCTACTACATCACCGACGGCACCCCGATGCCCATCCGGGACTTCCTCACTCCCTTGCTGGCAACGCGTGGCGTGGACTTGTCCAAGAGCCGCAGCGTGCCGATGGCGATCGCGGCACCCATGGCGGCGATGATGGACCGCACCGCACGCCTGCTTCGCCGAAAGACGGCACCCCCGCTGACGAACTGGCTTGTCGGCTGGACCGGCCGCGACCGTTCCTACGACATCACCGCCGCGAGGACCGAACTGGGTTACTCGCCTGACGTGACCCTGGAGAAGGGCTTGGCAGAGATGAAGTCTTAA
- a CDS encoding MarR family winged helix-turn-helix transcriptional regulator — translation MSSARERVTAARVADEFSRAAKILVRHFNERLGEHGVSTPRSRLVVEVARSQPVRVTELALAVGITQGTASSLVEALVRDGLLERQASADDRRSVFLRVTPQGAALAQDWTTSYELAAEELFSPLTAEQLSTLVEILGVLSADETSVVGE, via the coding sequence ATGTCCAGCGCGAGGGAACGCGTGACCGCAGCCCGGGTGGCCGACGAGTTCAGTCGTGCGGCGAAGATCCTCGTGCGTCACTTCAACGAACGTCTGGGTGAGCACGGCGTGTCGACACCGAGGTCCCGCCTGGTGGTCGAGGTGGCGCGGTCACAGCCGGTTCGTGTCACCGAGCTCGCTCTCGCAGTCGGCATCACTCAAGGGACCGCTTCGTCCCTCGTCGAGGCGCTCGTCCGCGACGGACTGCTCGAACGCCAGGCCAGCGCGGACGACCGCCGGTCCGTATTCCTCCGGGTGACCCCGCAAGGAGCCGCGCTGGCTCAGGACTGGACGACCAGCTACGAACTGGCGGCGGAAGAGCTGTTCAGTCCACTCACCGCGGAACAGCTGTCCACACTGGTCGAGATTCTGGGGGTTCTCAGTGCCGACGAGACGTCAGTAGTCGGCGAGTGA
- a CDS encoding transposase: MVADRLFLSHEDLAAITATGAHAIFRVKAGVDLPILEVLDDGTYRSRIADPDQARRLRRKKTDPAGIPGISVRIIEYSVSADPDDPRPATGDAPESELFCLATTLLDIEQYPLREFPDRYAERWEAETVIGDVETRLRGGPEVVLRSKSPDMVRQEVYALLCVYQAIRHLITTAAERARLDPDRISFTRTAQAVRRHASDEAAFSPR; this comes from the coding sequence GTGGTGGCCGACCGGCTGTTCTTGTCGCACGAAGACCTGGCCGCCATCACCGCGACCGGCGCGCACGCGATCTTCCGCGTGAAAGCCGGCGTTGACCTGCCCATCCTTGAGGTCCTGGACGACGGCACCTACCGATCGCGGATCGCCGACCCCGACCAGGCGCGCCGCCTGCGCCGCAAGAAAACCGACCCGGCCGGCATCCCCGGCATCAGCGTCCGGATCATCGAATACAGCGTGTCCGCCGACCCCGACGACCCACGCCCGGCCACCGGCGACGCCCCGGAAAGCGAACTGTTCTGCCTGGCCACCACACTGCTCGACATCGAGCAGTACCCCCTGCGCGAGTTCCCCGACCGCTACGCCGAACGCTGGGAGGCCGAAACCGTGATCGGCGATGTGGAAACCCGGCTGCGCGGCGGACCAGAGGTGGTCCTGCGCTCCAAGAGCCCCGACATGGTCCGCCAAGAGGTCTACGCCCTGCTCTGCGTCTACCAGGCGATCCGGCACCTGATCACCACCGCCGCCGAACGGGCCCGTCTTGACCCAGATCGGATCTCCTTCACCCGCACCGCCCAAGCCGTCCGCCGCCACGCCAGCGACGAGGCGGCGTTTTCCCCCCGCTGA
- a CDS encoding transposase domain-containing protein produces MARAGQQVKAGVAGVRLTDRIGIGVLTAAFPPDMVDVAVDEWDAREQRTRTLPARVMAYFAMAMIVYFDCGYSEVWNQLLGGLEWARTYRRRRETDMQPSTAALTKGRARLGWEPLAELLAMSMTPLTATPEQAPWAYWRGLRTLAIDGFTMNVQATPDNDAEFGRPGNGKSEGAFPQVRVVALAETGTRTLQGAEVGPLADGEQTLAPVSCGRNSAKTTWWWPTGCSCRTKTWPPSPRPARTRSSA; encoded by the coding sequence GTGGCGAGAGCGGGTCAGCAGGTCAAGGCGGGCGTGGCTGGGGTCCGGCTGACGGACCGGATTGGGATCGGGGTGCTGACCGCGGCGTTCCCGCCGGACATGGTGGATGTCGCGGTTGACGAGTGGGACGCCCGTGAGCAGCGGACTCGTACGCTGCCCGCGCGGGTGATGGCGTACTTCGCGATGGCCATGATCGTGTACTTCGACTGCGGTTACAGCGAGGTATGGAACCAACTGCTGGGTGGGCTGGAGTGGGCGCGGACGTACCGGCGACGCCGGGAGACAGACATGCAGCCCTCGACGGCGGCGCTCACGAAGGGCCGGGCGCGGCTGGGCTGGGAGCCGTTGGCCGAGTTGCTGGCGATGTCGATGACGCCGCTGACCGCCACACCCGAGCAGGCGCCGTGGGCGTACTGGCGCGGGCTGCGCACGCTGGCGATCGACGGGTTCACCATGAACGTGCAGGCCACGCCGGACAACGACGCCGAGTTCGGCCGTCCGGGCAACGGCAAGAGCGAAGGCGCGTTCCCCCAGGTGCGTGTCGTGGCGCTCGCGGAGACCGGAACCCGGACCCTGCAAGGAGCCGAGGTCGGGCCGCTGGCCGACGGCGAGCAGACCCTGGCCCCCGTAAGCTGTGGCCGAAACTCGGCGAAAACGACCTGGTGGTGGCCGACCGGCTGTTCTTGTCGCACGAAGACCTGGCCGCCATCACCGCGACCGGCGCGCACGCGATCTTCCGCGTGA
- a CDS encoding beta/gamma crystallin-related protein has protein sequence MRLALAAIVSAATTLGFGASTPAQAGILKLILHEDAGFEGGYRILDALDPEHPDLAWFSDKTSSIVNNDWSAWVLYDDKNYQDRRYCIRSGETVPNLSSPQWKFNDKISSARRLNTRSCAGYPTFYTTS, from the coding sequence ATGCGACTCGCACTTGCGGCCATCGTGTCGGCCGCGACGACGCTGGGCTTTGGGGCCTCAACCCCTGCTCAAGCAGGCATATTGAAACTGATCTTGCATGAGGATGCGGGATTCGAAGGCGGTTATCGGATCTTGGACGCCTTAGATCCAGAGCATCCAGACCTCGCCTGGTTCAGTGACAAGACGAGCTCCATCGTCAACAACGACTGGTCGGCTTGGGTTCTGTACGACGACAAGAACTACCAGGACCGCCGCTACTGCATTCGTTCCGGCGAAACGGTGCCCAACCTCAGCTCGCCGCAGTGGAAGTTCAACGACAAGATCTCCTCAGCTCGGCGGCTGAACACCCGCAGCTGCGCCGGATACCCGACGTTCTACACCACCAGCTGA
- a CDS encoding NAD(P)/FAD-dependent oxidoreductase — MVSQALEGIVADRKPQHIVIVGGGYVGLYSALRLQRTLRRELRDGSVRITLIDPQSYMTYQPFLPEAAAGNISPRHVVAPLRRVLPKVRILNGRVSKVHHEARTVTFEPPAGQSREIEYDVIVMAAGSISRTLPIPGLEDAAIGFKSVGEAIALRNRVLALLDRAESAEDEDVRRRALTFVVVGGGFAGIEALAELEDMTEDAIRYYPGIDKKDLRWVLIEASGRILPEVGPEMGEWTAEQLRERGIELKMETFLQSCEGGLVKTSDGDEFESATIVWTAGVKPSPIVNSTDLPLDERGRIKTTTRLTVAGVKGAFAAGDVAGVPDVTNPGQFCAPNAQHAVRQARVLGDNITAYLRGEELKDYRHKYVGSVAGLGLHRGVANVYGIKLRGLPAWFMHRTYHLSRVPTVNRKVRVVMDWTLSLFFKRETISLGEIEHPRDEFRAAAKSGLKR; from the coding sequence ATGGTTTCACAAGCCTTGGAGGGCATCGTGGCAGACCGCAAGCCGCAGCACATCGTCATCGTCGGCGGTGGATACGTGGGCCTCTACTCGGCCCTTCGTCTCCAGCGCACGCTCCGTCGTGAGCTCCGTGACGGCAGCGTGCGGATCACGCTCATCGACCCGCAGTCGTACATGACCTACCAGCCGTTCCTGCCCGAGGCGGCGGCCGGCAACATCTCGCCGCGCCACGTCGTGGCGCCGCTGCGCCGGGTGCTCCCGAAGGTCCGCATCCTCAACGGCAGGGTCTCCAAGGTGCACCACGAGGCCCGTACGGTCACCTTCGAGCCCCCGGCGGGCCAGTCGAGGGAGATCGAGTACGACGTCATCGTGATGGCCGCCGGGTCGATCTCCCGGACGCTGCCGATCCCCGGCCTGGAGGACGCGGCCATCGGCTTCAAGAGCGTCGGCGAGGCCATCGCGCTGCGCAACCGGGTCCTCGCCCTCCTCGACCGCGCCGAGTCGGCCGAGGACGAGGACGTGCGCCGCCGGGCGCTCACCTTCGTCGTGGTCGGCGGCGGCTTCGCGGGCATCGAGGCGCTCGCCGAGCTGGAGGACATGACCGAGGACGCGATCAGGTACTACCCGGGCATCGACAAGAAGGACCTGCGCTGGGTCCTCATCGAGGCGTCCGGCCGCATCCTCCCCGAGGTCGGCCCCGAGATGGGCGAGTGGACCGCCGAGCAGCTCCGCGAGCGCGGCATCGAGCTCAAGATGGAGACGTTCCTGCAGTCCTGTGAGGGCGGCCTGGTCAAGACCTCCGACGGCGACGAGTTCGAGTCGGCCACGATCGTCTGGACGGCCGGCGTCAAGCCCAGCCCGATCGTCAACTCCACCGACCTGCCGCTCGACGAGCGCGGCCGGATCAAGACCACCACCCGCCTGACCGTCGCGGGCGTCAAGGGCGCCTTCGCCGCCGGCGACGTCGCGGGCGTGCCCGACGTGACCAACCCCGGCCAGTTCTGCGCCCCGAACGCCCAGCACGCCGTACGGCAGGCCCGGGTCCTGGGCGACAACATCACCGCGTACCTGCGCGGGGAGGAGCTGAAGGACTACCGGCACAAGTACGTCGGGTCGGTCGCGGGCCTGGGCCTCCACCGGGGCGTCGCCAACGTCTACGGCATCAAGCTGCGCGGCCTCCCCGCCTGGTTCATGCACCGCACCTATCACCTGTCGCGGGTGCCCACCGTGAACCGCAAGGTGCGGGTGGTCATGGACTGGACGCTGTCGCTGTTCTTCAAGCGGGAGACGATCTCCCTGGGCGAGATCGAGCACCCGCGCGACGAGTTCCGGGCCGCCGCCAAGAGCGGGCTCAAGCGCTGA
- a CDS encoding uracil-DNA glycosylase, protein MSFVPPGSGWPGDPAGPGTPVARDAHEVAKLAAESRTLADLTARQSVCRACPRLVEWREEVADVRRRAFADETYWGRPIAGWGDDAPHTLIVGLAPAAHGGNRTGRIFTGDRSGDWLFASLHRTGLAAKETSVHAGDGQRLIGARMMAAVRCAPPANKPAPEERDTCFPWLAAELALVAGTTRVIVALGGFAWQAVWPALRAAGFTLPSRRPAFGHAVEVPLVHGAAPVTLIGCYHPSQQNTFTGRVTAEMLDAVFARAVALGSTA, encoded by the coding sequence ATGAGCTTCGTTCCTCCCGGTTCCGGCTGGCCGGGCGACCCCGCCGGCCCCGGCACCCCCGTCGCCCGTGACGCCCACGAGGTCGCCAAGCTCGCGGCCGAGAGCCGTACGCTCGCGGACCTGACGGCCAGGCAGTCGGTGTGCCGGGCCTGCCCCCGGCTCGTCGAATGGCGGGAGGAGGTCGCCGACGTGCGGCGGCGGGCGTTCGCGGACGAGACCTACTGGGGCCGGCCGATCGCGGGCTGGGGCGACGACGCGCCGCACACGCTGATCGTGGGCCTGGCCCCCGCCGCGCACGGAGGCAACCGTACCGGGCGGATCTTCACCGGCGACCGCAGCGGCGACTGGCTGTTCGCCTCGCTGCACCGCACCGGGCTCGCCGCGAAGGAGACCAGCGTCCACGCGGGCGACGGCCAGCGGCTGATCGGAGCGCGGATGATGGCGGCCGTGCGCTGCGCGCCGCCCGCCAACAAGCCGGCCCCCGAGGAGCGCGACACCTGCTTCCCCTGGCTCGCCGCGGAACTGGCGCTGGTCGCCGGAACGACCCGGGTGATCGTGGCCCTCGGCGGCTTCGCCTGGCAGGCGGTCTGGCCCGCGCTGCGCGCGGCGGGCTTCACCCTGCCGTCCCGCAGGCCCGCGTTCGGGCACGCCGTCGAGGTGCCGCTCGTCCACGGCGCGGCGCCCGTCACCCTCATCGGCTGCTATCACCCCAGCCAGCAGAACACCTTCACCGGACGGGTCACGGCGGAGATGCTCGACGCCGTCTTCGCCCGCGCCGTCGCCCTCGGGAGCACCGCCTGA